The Hemibagrus wyckioides isolate EC202008001 linkage group LG12, SWU_Hwy_1.0, whole genome shotgun sequence genome includes a window with the following:
- the si:ch211-106h11.3 gene encoding CCN family member 1 isoform X1 gives MKMRDVMCFLLFVMAALGSQAVAGCPRVCECPPERPVCPPGVSLVPDGCGCCKVCAAQLNQDCHEGRPCDHHKGLECNYGNDVGSTRGICRAKLEGRSCEYNGRMYQNGEDFRAGCKHQCTCIDGAVGCVPLCPTEVLLASPDCPAPRLIKVPGQCCPSVDCHRDSSVLPPVYRVPQPPPYIYPHLPPYPKPFPKHYPTQKNYPTGPEDTLSNELMDVGRKWEKLRGHKSVTAWKKLGSPDKCVVQTTKWSPCSRSCGMGVSSRVTNQNAQCKLVKETRLCTIRPCSSMAVPVKKGRKCSRTQKSPEPLRLHYAGCRSTRLYRPNYCGVCRDGRCCSPRRTRTSSVVFSCPDGERFEKPVMFIQSCKCSDQCDHLNEASLPPQRWLYGDTHKFID, from the exons ATGAAGATGAGGGATGTAATGTGCTTTCTCCTCTTCGTCATGGCGGCCCTCGGCTCG CAGGCTGTGGCAGGATGCCCGAGGGTTTGTGAGTGCCCTCCTGAGCGCCCGGTGTGTCCTCCGGGTGTGAGTTTGGTACCTGATGGCTGCGGGTGTTGTAAGGTTTGTGCCGCTCAGCTAAACCAGGACTGCCACGAGGGCCGGCCATGTGATCACCACAAGGGGCTCGAGTGTAATTACGGCAATGACGTGGGCAGCACTCGCGGAATCTGCAGGG CCAAACTGGAAGGCCGCTCGTGTGAGTATAACGGTCGTATGTACCAGAATGGCGAGGACTTCCGCGCAGGATGTAAGCACCAGTGCACGTGCATCGACGGTGCTGTGGGCTGCGTGCCACTCTGCCCTACAGAAGTGCTCCTGGCGTCGCCTGATTGCCCCGCGCCGAGGCTGATTAAAGTGCCGGGACAGTGCTGCCCGAGTGTGGACTGCCACCGTGACTCCTCAGTGCTGCCCCCTGTCTACAGAGTCCCACAGCCTCCACCATATATCTACCCTCACCTCCCACCCTACCCTAAACCCTTCCCCAAGCACTATCCTACCCAGAAGAATTACCCCACTGGGCCAGAGGACACGCTCAGTAACGAGCTGATGGATGTAGGGAGGAAGTGGGAAAAGCTGCGCGGTCACAAAAGCGTGACag CCTGGAAGAAACTGGGAAGCCCTGACAAGTGTGTGGTCCAGACTACCAAGTGGTCTCCGTGCTCTCGGAGCTGTGGTATGGGAGTGTCGTCCCGCGTCACCAACCAGAACGCTCAGTGCAAGCTGGTGAAGGAGACGCGCCTGTGCACCATCAGACCCTGCAGCTCCATGGCCGTGCCTGTGAAG AAAGGGAGGAAATGTTCTCGCACGCAGAAGTCTCCCGAGCCGTTACGTCTCCACTACGCAGGCTGCCGCAGCACCCGTCTCTACCGGCCCAACTACTGTGGCGTGTGTCGCGACGGCCGCTGCTGCTCTCCACGCCGCACTCGCACCTCGTCCGTGGTGTTCTCCTGCCCCGACGGCGAGCGCTTCGAGAAACCCGTCATGTTCATCCAGTCCTGCAAGTGCAGCGACCAGTGCGATCACCTGAACGAAGCCTCGCTCCCGCCGCAGCGCTGGCTCTATGGAGACACGCACAAGTTCATAGACTAG
- the si:ch211-106h11.3 gene encoding CCN family member 1 isoform X2 codes for MKMRDVMCFLLFVMAALGSAVAGCPRVCECPPERPVCPPGVSLVPDGCGCCKVCAAQLNQDCHEGRPCDHHKGLECNYGNDVGSTRGICRAKLEGRSCEYNGRMYQNGEDFRAGCKHQCTCIDGAVGCVPLCPTEVLLASPDCPAPRLIKVPGQCCPSVDCHRDSSVLPPVYRVPQPPPYIYPHLPPYPKPFPKHYPTQKNYPTGPEDTLSNELMDVGRKWEKLRGHKSVTAWKKLGSPDKCVVQTTKWSPCSRSCGMGVSSRVTNQNAQCKLVKETRLCTIRPCSSMAVPVKKGRKCSRTQKSPEPLRLHYAGCRSTRLYRPNYCGVCRDGRCCSPRRTRTSSVVFSCPDGERFEKPVMFIQSCKCSDQCDHLNEASLPPQRWLYGDTHKFID; via the exons ATGAAGATGAGGGATGTAATGTGCTTTCTCCTCTTCGTCATGGCGGCCCTCGGCTCG GCTGTGGCAGGATGCCCGAGGGTTTGTGAGTGCCCTCCTGAGCGCCCGGTGTGTCCTCCGGGTGTGAGTTTGGTACCTGATGGCTGCGGGTGTTGTAAGGTTTGTGCCGCTCAGCTAAACCAGGACTGCCACGAGGGCCGGCCATGTGATCACCACAAGGGGCTCGAGTGTAATTACGGCAATGACGTGGGCAGCACTCGCGGAATCTGCAGGG CCAAACTGGAAGGCCGCTCGTGTGAGTATAACGGTCGTATGTACCAGAATGGCGAGGACTTCCGCGCAGGATGTAAGCACCAGTGCACGTGCATCGACGGTGCTGTGGGCTGCGTGCCACTCTGCCCTACAGAAGTGCTCCTGGCGTCGCCTGATTGCCCCGCGCCGAGGCTGATTAAAGTGCCGGGACAGTGCTGCCCGAGTGTGGACTGCCACCGTGACTCCTCAGTGCTGCCCCCTGTCTACAGAGTCCCACAGCCTCCACCATATATCTACCCTCACCTCCCACCCTACCCTAAACCCTTCCCCAAGCACTATCCTACCCAGAAGAATTACCCCACTGGGCCAGAGGACACGCTCAGTAACGAGCTGATGGATGTAGGGAGGAAGTGGGAAAAGCTGCGCGGTCACAAAAGCGTGACag CCTGGAAGAAACTGGGAAGCCCTGACAAGTGTGTGGTCCAGACTACCAAGTGGTCTCCGTGCTCTCGGAGCTGTGGTATGGGAGTGTCGTCCCGCGTCACCAACCAGAACGCTCAGTGCAAGCTGGTGAAGGAGACGCGCCTGTGCACCATCAGACCCTGCAGCTCCATGGCCGTGCCTGTGAAG AAAGGGAGGAAATGTTCTCGCACGCAGAAGTCTCCCGAGCCGTTACGTCTCCACTACGCAGGCTGCCGCAGCACCCGTCTCTACCGGCCCAACTACTGTGGCGTGTGTCGCGACGGCCGCTGCTGCTCTCCACGCCGCACTCGCACCTCGTCCGTGGTGTTCTCCTGCCCCGACGGCGAGCGCTTCGAGAAACCCGTCATGTTCATCCAGTCCTGCAAGTGCAGCGACCAGTGCGATCACCTGAACGAAGCCTCGCTCCCGCCGCAGCGCTGGCTCTATGGAGACACGCACAAGTTCATAGACTAG